A single region of the Changchengzhania lutea genome encodes:
- a CDS encoding M48 family metalloprotease, with translation MRSKNFKIRLFIGLAIVAFAFVQRCNSKETNPYTGRTQVINMTSDQEIAIGLDNRDEMAQQHGGLHPNNQYQALVDNVGNKLVNNSIARETPYNYEFHLLADENAINAFALPGGQIFITQALFSKLENEDQLAGVLGHEIGHVIGRHSAERIAESEFWQKVSTGASVGADMGGLVGGIGQQTLLKNGRGDELESDDLGVLFMMKAGYNPEEMIGVMQILKDAAGPNRVPEFQSSHPDPDNRMEKIQEAIEKYRNQ, from the coding sequence ATGAGAAGTAAAAATTTTAAAATTCGATTGTTCATAGGTTTAGCGATTGTTGCCTTTGCATTTGTGCAACGTTGCAATAGTAAGGAAACCAATCCGTATACAGGTCGCACACAAGTTATTAATATGACCTCGGATCAAGAAATCGCCATAGGCTTAGACAATAGAGACGAGATGGCGCAACAGCACGGTGGATTGCATCCTAATAATCAGTATCAAGCGCTGGTTGACAATGTTGGCAATAAACTAGTAAATAACAGCATCGCTAGGGAAACACCTTATAATTATGAGTTTCATTTACTAGCAGATGAAAATGCCATAAACGCTTTCGCACTTCCTGGCGGTCAAATATTTATAACGCAAGCATTATTCTCAAAACTTGAAAATGAAGATCAATTAGCTGGAGTTTTAGGCCATGAAATTGGGCATGTGATTGGAAGGCATTCTGCAGAACGCATAGCTGAAAGTGAGTTTTGGCAAAAAGTAAGTACCGGCGCCTCTGTTGGTGCAGACATGGGTGGTCTTGTTGGTGGTATTGGGCAACAAACCCTTTTAAAAAATGGACGAGGTGACGAATTGGAAAGTGACGACCTTGGTGTATTATTTATGATGAAAGCTGGTTACAATCCAGAAGAAATGATTGGCGTGATGCAAATATTAAAGGATGCTGCTGGCCCTAATAGAGTACCCGAATTTCAAAGTTCTCATCCTGATCCTGATAATAGAATGGAAAAGATTCAAGAAGCTATTGAAAAATATAGAAACCAATAA
- a CDS encoding M1 family metallopeptidase — translation MKKFIYYFLSVVFISSSLFAQEEASQMPKTGHSNTNKFKQLYDEFATPNMFRTGSGAPGPAYYQQQADYKMDIEIDDVNAKLYGNETITYTNNSPDVLTYLWLQLDQNMRSRESKTPLIEGSGFRPATTPARFTKAYISERFDGGFNIEEVKDMSGKPLEHMINRTMMRIELPKALNSGEKFSFKIKWWYNINDHVKDGGRSGYEYFKENDNKIYVMAQFYPRMAVYNDVEGWQNSQFWGRDEFALPFGNFDVNITVPADHILDGTGRLTNRSDVFTKDMMKRFEQAKKSYDEPVMIVTQAEAEVTEKTKRTDKKTWKLSAKNVRDFGFATSRKFLWDMMAVKIGDRDVMAVSLYSKEGNPLWGDWSTKTVASTLISYSRMTFDYPYHKAISVHAPMGMEYPMICYNFGRPRPDGTYSDRVKYGMMGVIIHEVGHNFFPMIVNSDERQWTWMDEGLNTFVQYVAEQDFGEKYPKALSPQHDAFPSDRGPARMIVPYMSGNQDFIAPIMTKGLNTYQFGNNAYGKPATALNILRETVMGRDLFDYSFREYAHRWMFKHPTPEDFFRTMEDASAIDLDWYWRGWFYTTDWTDIGVKEVKKYYLSSTPNAYGKRISDRYNIDSKDLVYLVEEGSEDYNDGMKDKSPTEASPTLKEYLMDNFTPEQRKAIVEPKYFYSVTFEKPGGLVMPIIVEFTYADGTKKKETYPAQIWRLNDNEVSKTIASQKEIVSIVVDPDLETADVDTSNNSWPKEVKQSEFDEFKNKVKG, via the coding sequence ATGAAAAAATTTATTTATTACTTTTTGTCTGTAGTCTTTATTTCTTCTAGCCTTTTCGCACAAGAAGAAGCTAGTCAGATGCCAAAAACAGGACACAGCAACACCAACAAATTCAAGCAACTTTACGATGAATTTGCCACCCCAAATATGTTTAGAACGGGTTCTGGGGCACCTGGTCCAGCCTATTATCAACAACAGGCCGATTATAAAATGGATATTGAAATTGATGATGTCAACGCCAAATTGTACGGTAATGAAACCATAACCTATACAAACAATTCACCAGACGTGCTAACCTATTTGTGGCTTCAATTGGATCAGAATATGCGATCGAGGGAATCTAAAACACCACTTATCGAAGGTAGTGGTTTTAGACCAGCGACAACGCCGGCTAGATTTACAAAAGCCTATATAAGTGAACGTTTTGATGGCGGTTTTAATATAGAAGAAGTGAAGGACATGAGCGGTAAGCCACTTGAGCACATGATTAACAGGACCATGATGCGAATTGAATTGCCAAAGGCTTTAAATTCTGGAGAAAAATTTTCTTTTAAAATTAAATGGTGGTACAACATAAACGATCACGTTAAAGATGGCGGTCGTTCAGGCTACGAATATTTTAAGGAGAATGACAATAAAATATATGTGATGGCGCAGTTCTATCCACGTATGGCCGTTTATAATGACGTTGAAGGTTGGCAGAATTCACAATTCTGGGGACGTGATGAGTTTGCATTACCATTTGGAAATTTCGATGTAAATATTACAGTGCCAGCCGATCATATTTTAGACGGAACAGGGAGACTGACTAATAGAAGTGACGTGTTTACTAAGGATATGATGAAGCGTTTTGAACAAGCAAAAAAGTCTTATGATGAACCAGTAATGATTGTTACTCAAGCTGAGGCTGAGGTTACAGAAAAAACAAAACGTACCGATAAGAAAACATGGAAGCTCTCTGCTAAAAACGTTCGTGATTTTGGTTTTGCCACTTCTAGAAAGTTCCTATGGGATATGATGGCTGTCAAAATTGGAGATAGAGATGTGATGGCTGTATCCTTATATTCAAAGGAAGGCAATCCGCTTTGGGGAGACTGGTCGACAAAAACAGTAGCCAGTACCTTAATATCCTACTCAAGAATGACTTTTGATTACCCATATCATAAAGCCATTTCTGTACATGCACCCATGGGTATGGAATATCCTATGATATGTTATAACTTTGGAAGACCAAGACCTGACGGCACGTATAGTGACCGTGTTAAGTATGGTATGATGGGCGTTATCATTCATGAAGTTGGGCATAACTTTTTCCCAATGATTGTGAATAGTGATGAGCGTCAATGGACGTGGATGGATGAAGGATTAAATACTTTTGTGCAGTATGTAGCGGAACAGGATTTTGGTGAGAAATACCCAAAAGCCTTATCACCGCAACATGATGCCTTTCCATCAGATCGTGGTCCTGCAAGAATGATTGTGCCTTACATGAGTGGGAATCAAGATTTTATTGCGCCTATTATGACCAAAGGATTGAATACGTATCAATTTGGAAACAATGCGTATGGGAAACCTGCAACCGCATTGAATATTCTAAGGGAAACGGTGATGGGGCGCGATTTATTTGACTACTCTTTTAGAGAATATGCACACAGATGGATGTTTAAACACCCAACACCAGAGGATTTCTTTAGAACCATGGAAGATGCTTCAGCTATCGATTTAGATTGGTATTGGAGAGGTTGGTTCTATACCACAGATTGGACCGATATTGGTGTGAAAGAGGTTAAAAAATATTACTTATCGTCTACGCCTAATGCTTACGGCAAGAGAATTTCAGATCGCTATAATATCGATTCAAAAGACCTAGTTTATTTAGTTGAAGAGGGTAGTGAGGATTATAACGACGGGATGAAAGACAAATCACCTACTGAAGCGTCTCCTACATTAAAAGAATATCTTATGGATAACTTTACACCAGAACAACGTAAGGCAATCGTAGAACCAAAGTATTTTTATAGCGTAACGTTTGAAAAACCAGGTGGCTTAGTAATGCCTATTATCGTGGAATTTACCTATGCTGATGGTACTAAGAAAAAAGAAACCTATCCTGCTCAAATTTGGAGACTTAATGACAATGAAGTAAGCAAAACGATTGCATCTCAAAAAGAGATTGTAAGTATTGTGGTTGATCCAGATTTAGAAACCGCAGATGTCGATACCTCCAACAACTCATGGCCAAAAGAGGTTAAACAAAGTGAGTTTGACGAATTTAAAAATAAAGTAAAAGGGTAA
- a CDS encoding BT0820 family HAD-type phosphatase → MNFNDTLILAVDFDGTIVEDAYPKIGKPNMFAFETLKKLQEDGHRLILWTYRHGSKLEEAVKFCEDNGVHFYAVNSSFPEENFENNMSRKIHADLFIDDRNVGGFIGWGEIYQLLTHTKPPVTEQKKGFFSFFK, encoded by the coding sequence ATGAATTTTAATGATACGCTTATTCTTGCAGTTGATTTTGATGGCACTATCGTAGAAGATGCCTACCCCAAAATTGGTAAGCCCAATATGTTTGCTTTTGAAACTTTAAAGAAACTTCAAGAAGATGGCCACCGTCTTATTTTATGGACCTATAGACACGGTTCTAAGTTAGAAGAAGCTGTGAAATTCTGTGAAGATAATGGTGTTCATTTCTATGCCGTAAATAGTAGTTTTCCTGAAGAGAACTTTGAAAACAACATGAGCAGGAAAATTCACGCCGACCTATTTATAGACGATAGAAATGTAGGCGGGTTTATTGGTTGGGGAGAAATATATCAACTTCTAACTCATACTAAGCCTCCAGTAACCGAGCAAAAAAAAGGATTTTTTAGTTTCTTTAAATAA
- a CDS encoding Sec-independent protein translocase subunit TatA/TatB — protein sequence MIQLATFLFISGAEIAFVLFIVIMVFGADKLPEIARGLGKGMRTLKDATNDIKHEITKTADSHGIDTSITKDVKDELNKVKDELKDFTGSVKRDL from the coding sequence GTGATACAGTTGGCAACATTTTTATTCATTAGTGGCGCAGAAATTGCGTTTGTTCTATTCATCGTTATTATGGTTTTTGGTGCGGATAAGCTACCAGAAATTGCAAGAGGGCTAGGTAAGGGCATGCGTACCCTTAAAGATGCCACCAACGATATAAAACATGAAATCACCAAAACGGCAGACAGCCATGGTATTGATACCAGCATCACTAAAGATGTTAAGGATGAACTCAATAAAGTAAAAGATGAGTTAAAAGATTTCACAGGATCTGTAAAAAGAGATCTTTAG
- the gpmI gene encoding 2,3-bisphosphoglycerate-independent phosphoglycerate mutase gives MNKKVILMILDGWGNSPDPKVSAVDQANTPFIDSLYKNFPFASLRTDGLHVGLPEGQMGNSEVGHMNLGAGRIVYQDLVKVNLAVKNKTLNKEKVLVEAFEYAKSQNKDVHFLGLLSDGGVHSHINHLFGLLDAANDFGLTNTYVHAFTDGRDVDPKSGYGFLTELETHLEKTQSKLATVTGRYYAMDRDKRWERIKLAYDALVNGVGEASTNVTHTMQKNYDNDVTDEFIKPIIMVGDNGEPISKIKDGDVVIFFNFRTDRGRELTEALTQKDFHEQNMHRLELRYVTLTNYDDTYSNINVIFNKDNLTDTLGEVLEKHQKTQIRIAETEKYPHVTFFFSGGKETPFKGETRILRNSPKVATYDLQPEMSAYELRDALVPELKKGDVDFVCLNFANGDMVGHTGVMEAAVKACEVVDSCVKDVVTTALENGYTTLLIADHGNCETMINPDGSPNTAHTTNPVPIILIDKDLKHIKDGILGDMAPTILKLMGIEQPKAMTQHALV, from the coding sequence ATGAATAAAAAAGTCATTTTAATGATTCTTGATGGTTGGGGAAATTCTCCAGATCCTAAAGTTTCCGCAGTCGATCAAGCCAACACTCCTTTTATAGATTCCCTATACAAAAATTTTCCTTTTGCAAGTTTAAGAACGGATGGTTTACACGTTGGATTGCCTGAAGGCCAGATGGGAAATAGTGAAGTTGGACATATGAATCTTGGTGCAGGCCGTATTGTTTATCAAGATTTAGTTAAAGTAAACTTAGCTGTTAAAAACAAAACCTTAAATAAAGAAAAAGTACTGGTTGAGGCATTTGAATATGCGAAATCCCAAAATAAGGATGTGCACTTTTTAGGATTGTTAAGTGATGGTGGTGTGCATTCCCATATTAATCATTTATTTGGCTTGCTAGATGCCGCAAACGATTTTGGCTTGACCAACACCTACGTTCATGCTTTTACAGATGGTCGCGATGTAGACCCAAAATCTGGCTACGGCTTTTTAACAGAATTAGAAACACATTTGGAAAAGACCCAAAGCAAATTAGCAACCGTCACAGGGCGCTATTACGCCATGGACAGAGATAAACGCTGGGAACGCATAAAATTAGCTTACGATGCTTTAGTGAATGGAGTTGGAGAAGCTTCAACCAACGTGACCCACACGATGCAGAAAAATTATGATAATGATGTTACCGATGAATTCATAAAACCTATTATCATGGTTGGTGACAACGGTGAACCTATATCAAAAATTAAAGATGGGGATGTGGTTATCTTTTTTAATTTTAGAACAGATCGTGGGCGCGAATTGACAGAAGCTCTGACACAAAAAGATTTTCATGAGCAGAATATGCACAGACTAGAGTTGCGTTACGTCACGCTTACCAATTATGATGATACTTATAGCAATATCAATGTGATATTCAATAAAGATAATTTAACAGATACTTTAGGTGAAGTTTTAGAGAAACATCAGAAAACGCAAATCAGAATTGCAGAAACTGAAAAGTACCCACACGTTACATTTTTCTTTTCAGGTGGCAAAGAAACGCCTTTTAAGGGAGAAACAAGAATTCTAAGAAATTCTCCAAAAGTAGCAACATACGATTTACAACCTGAGATGAGCGCCTATGAGCTACGTGATGCATTGGTGCCTGAATTAAAAAAAGGCGACGTTGATTTTGTGTGTTTAAACTTTGCCAATGGTGATATGGTCGGTCATACGGGTGTCATGGAAGCTGCGGTAAAAGCCTGCGAAGTAGTCGATTCGTGTGTAAAAGATGTGGTCACTACCGCTCTAGAAAATGGATATACCACACTCTTAATTGCAGATCATGGTAACTGTGAAACTATGATAAACCCAGATGGATCACCAAACACAGCACATACAACAAATCCAGTACCAATTATTTTAATTGACAAGGACTTAAAGCACATTAAGGATGGTATTTTAGGTGATATGGCTCCAACCATTTTAAAACTAATGGGCATTGAGCAACCAAAAGCAATGACACAGCATGCGTTAGTTTAA
- a CDS encoding carboxypeptidase-like regulatory domain-containing protein — protein MKKVMTYLVFCMSLMLTAQNFNRVEVQGKIIVESNDVVGITVYNTSSNTGTITNENGEFVLAVRENDNIEVSALQFQNISFRVNKDIMQSKTMKVFLIEEINKLDEVIVLTKGLSGNINVDMDAIKTFNPKLDALYFGIEKRDEFEFEKDLKTKVENIGIDRQHKPMVNGLNIVNVVDQLLLPLFRSGAKNKKEVEVPDVPIESVKYYFGSDFLVTNFDIPKHRVEEFIRYVESDDFDYTLLNYGKEMEFLELLNQKSKTFLNKND, from the coding sequence ATGAAAAAAGTAATGACCTATTTAGTGTTTTGCATGAGTTTGATGCTCACTGCTCAAAATTTTAACCGTGTCGAGGTACAAGGTAAAATCATTGTAGAAAGCAACGATGTAGTTGGAATTACTGTTTATAACACGTCTTCGAATACCGGAACAATCACAAATGAAAATGGAGAATTTGTACTCGCTGTAAGGGAGAATGATAATATTGAAGTGAGTGCGCTTCAGTTTCAGAATATCAGTTTTAGAGTGAATAAGGATATCATGCAATCTAAGACCATGAAGGTTTTTTTAATTGAGGAAATTAATAAACTCGATGAAGTTATTGTTTTAACCAAGGGCTTATCTGGAAATATTAATGTGGATATGGACGCCATAAAAACGTTTAATCCAAAATTAGATGCCTTGTATTTCGGTATAGAAAAAAGAGATGAATTTGAATTTGAAAAAGATTTAAAAACCAAAGTTGAAAATATTGGTATCGATAGGCAGCATAAGCCTATGGTTAATGGCTTGAACATTGTTAATGTGGTCGATCAATTATTGTTACCGCTATTTAGGTCTGGAGCTAAAAATAAAAAAGAGGTTGAAGTGCCAGATGTCCCTATAGAATCTGTGAAGTATTACTTTGGTTCAGATTTTTTAGTGACCAATTTTGATATTCCCAAACATCGGGTAGAAGAATTTATCAGGTATGTGGAGTCTGATGATTTTGATTATACCTTATTAAATTACGGAAAGGAAATGGAATTCTTGGAATTACTAAATCAAAAAAGCAAGACTTTTCTAAATAAAAATGATTAA
- a CDS encoding carboxypeptidase-like regulatory domain-containing protein — MKQKLLILIMSLYSIVSLAQNKEPIDNENTLFQSINISGHIQSNGDIENVHVINKTAQIFTVSNGKGFFEISGKISDTLVFSSVQYQLKEIIIDSRIYQSGICNVSLQDKVNELDEVIVGKILTGNLMSDIKNTEGDPPINFYDVGIPGYAGKIATQSERRLNEATTGAGIIPLNPIINAITGRTKMLKNHIEIERREALMQNIKARLSNDFFASNPMDEDLRMDFFYFCADDENFIKHCKSQTDFKILIFLRQKYRQYIKNLTSTED, encoded by the coding sequence TTGAAGCAAAAACTACTTATTTTAATCATGTCATTATATTCAATAGTTTCATTAGCTCAAAATAAAGAACCAATTGATAATGAAAACACTTTATTTCAATCTATTAACATATCAGGTCATATTCAAAGTAATGGCGATATTGAAAATGTTCATGTAATCAATAAAACTGCTCAAATTTTCACTGTAAGCAATGGTAAAGGCTTTTTCGAAATATCCGGGAAAATAAGTGACACTTTGGTCTTTTCATCCGTTCAGTATCAATTAAAAGAAATCATTATTGACAGCCGTATTTACCAATCTGGTATTTGTAATGTGAGCTTACAAGATAAAGTTAATGAGCTTGATGAAGTTATTGTTGGTAAAATACTTACGGGCAATTTAATGTCCGATATTAAGAATACCGAAGGCGATCCTCCCATTAATTTTTACGATGTTGGTATTCCTGGTTATGCGGGTAAGATTGCAACCCAAAGTGAAAGGCGCCTAAATGAAGCTACTACCGGAGCGGGAATTATCCCTCTAAATCCAATAATAAATGCTATTACAGGACGGACTAAAATGTTGAAAAACCATATAGAAATTGAGAGAAGGGAAGCTTTAATGCAGAATATAAAAGCTAGATTATCAAACGATTTTTTTGCTTCAAATCCAATGGATGAAGACTTAAGGATGGATTTTTTCTATTTCTGTGCGGATGATGAAAATTTTATCAAACATTGTAAAAGCCAAACGGATTTTAAAATATTGATTTTCCTGAGGCAAAAGTATAGACAGTACATAAAAAATTTGACATCAACCGAAGATTAA
- a CDS encoding GNAT family N-acetyltransferase: MAFLFKIIESENIDLVIPLVQKLNGHQVSDAILKQRFYEMIEQNYECAGIYSDENLIGICGLWYCTRHYSGKSVEVDHVYIDDAYRGQGLGKQFFNWIYEYTKGKGYESMELNTYVSNYASHKFYYNEGFNILGYHFFKKL; this comes from the coding sequence ATGGCTTTTTTGTTTAAAATTATTGAAAGCGAAAATATTGATCTTGTAATACCACTGGTTCAAAAATTGAATGGACATCAGGTTTCAGATGCTATTCTAAAACAGCGTTTTTATGAAATGATTGAACAAAATTATGAGTGTGCCGGTATTTATAGTGATGAAAATTTAATTGGTATTTGTGGTCTTTGGTACTGTACACGACATTATTCAGGTAAAAGTGTTGAAGTAGATCATGTTTATATTGACGATGCTTATAGAGGGCAAGGTTTAGGAAAGCAATTTTTTAACTGGATTTACGAATATACCAAAGGCAAAGGCTACGAAAGTATGGAGCTAAATACCTATGTGAGTAATTATGCATCGCACAAGTTTTACTATAATGAAGGCTTTAATATTTTAGGCTATCATTTTTTTAAAAAGTTGTAG
- a CDS encoding DUF6702 family protein has product MKFLKFLFILIILPLFAFNTAHKYYISVSQINHIPEKKSIQITSRIFIDDFENLLRERYDDAIVLDDKNELTSTNDYIERYLKEKIVVKINGETVHLKYIGKEYDVDIVRCYLEVENVETIKSFEVSNELLFDLFEEQQNIVKTKINGKQKSFLLTQQNHKALLKFN; this is encoded by the coding sequence ATGAAATTTTTAAAATTCTTATTCATTCTAATTATATTACCGCTTTTTGCATTTAACACGGCACACAAGTATTATATAAGCGTTTCACAAATAAATCATATTCCTGAAAAAAAATCGATTCAGATCACCTCTAGGATTTTTATTGATGATTTTGAAAATCTTTTACGCGAACGGTATGACGATGCTATTGTTCTTGATGATAAAAACGAACTAACCTCTACAAATGATTATATAGAAAGGTATTTGAAAGAAAAAATCGTTGTTAAAATAAACGGCGAAACAGTTCATCTCAAATACATTGGTAAAGAATATGATGTGGATATTGTAAGATGTTATTTAGAAGTCGAAAATGTTGAAACTATCAAATCCTTCGAGGTTTCCAATGAACTATTATTCGATTTATTCGAGGAACAACAAAACATTGTTAAGACAAAAATAAACGGAAAGCAGAAAAGCTTTTTACTCACCCAACAAAATCATAAGGCTTTGTTAAAATTTAATTAA
- a CDS encoding O-methyltransferase, whose product MNFLPEELDDYIIQYSENEPELLQQLHRETYQKILQPRMLSGHYQGRILSMISKLVKPVNILEIGTYTGYSALCLAEGMQPTGELHTIDINEELVYFQRRYFDKSEYGSQIFQHLGNALDIIPEIDKSYDLIFIDADKENYVNYFNVVINKLNKDGLILSDNVLWSGKVIEPVQPDDIATKALKAYNALLKGDERIETVILPIRDGLTLSRKL is encoded by the coding sequence ATGAATTTTTTACCGGAAGAATTAGACGATTATATTATACAATATTCTGAAAATGAGCCAGAATTGTTACAGCAACTTCATAGAGAAACATACCAAAAAATATTGCAACCGCGCATGTTAAGCGGTCATTATCAAGGTCGAATTTTAAGTATGATTTCTAAATTAGTAAAGCCTGTAAACATTCTTGAAATTGGCACCTATACTGGATATTCGGCGCTATGTTTAGCCGAGGGTATGCAGCCTACTGGTGAATTGCACACTATTGATATTAATGAAGAATTGGTTTATTTTCAGCGGAGATATTTTGACAAATCTGAATATGGAAGCCAAATTTTTCAACATTTAGGCAATGCCCTTGACATTATACCTGAGATTGATAAAAGTTACGACTTGATTTTTATTGATGCCGACAAAGAAAATTATGTAAATTATTTTAATGTGGTTATTAATAAGCTTAATAAAGACGGATTGATATTATCTGACAATGTGCTTTGGAGTGGAAAAGTTATTGAACCTGTGCAACCCGATGATATCGCTACAAAAGCTTTGAAGGCATACAACGCCTTATTAAAAGGTGATGAACGTATTGAGACGGTTATTTTACCTATTAGAGATGGATTGACTTTAAGCAGAAAGCTCTAA
- a CDS encoding ankyrin repeat domain-containing protein — translation MKKTIIISAIALCFSIVSVNANSVTETKTLDEYSVVLPFKVNAFCVSIAKGDIDTVKKLIDRGEDINEKSNGMTPVMYAAKFNRVEILKLLISKGANLKARSDKGMTALKYAEIHKAVDAYAIIKEATKRKKK, via the coding sequence ATGAAAAAAACAATCATTATTTCCGCCATCGCATTATGCTTTTCAATTGTAAGTGTAAATGCAAACTCTGTAACTGAAACAAAAACTTTAGACGAATACAGCGTTGTTCTTCCTTTTAAAGTAAATGCTTTTTGCGTATCTATTGCTAAAGGGGACATTGACACTGTAAAAAAACTTATAGATAGAGGAGAAGACATCAACGAAAAATCTAACGGTATGACACCGGTCATGTACGCAGCAAAATTTAATAGAGTTGAGATTTTAAAACTTTTAATTTCTAAAGGAGCAAACTTAAAAGCCCGTTCGGATAAAGGTATGACGGCTTTAAAATATGCCGAAATACATAAAGCGGTAGATGCTTATGCTATTATAAAAGAAGCTACGAAAAGAAAAAAAAAATAA
- the pepE gene encoding dipeptidase PepE: protein MRNIIIASTSTVHGGDYLSYILEDLARHLKDAQTVLFIPYARPSGMSYDDYTDVARKAFVKINKKVEGIHTYDNPKQAIENAEAIFVGGGNTFVLINQLYKNDLLNALKSSINSGTPYLGTSAGSNICGLTVKTTNDMPVVYPPSFKALGLVPFNINPHYLDPDTNSTHMGETRETRIKEFHNFNTEPVIGLREGSWLQVEGESIVLKGVLTARIFECNKAPYEVESGTELNEMH, encoded by the coding sequence ATGCGAAACATTATCATTGCTAGCACATCCACAGTGCACGGTGGCGATTATTTAAGTTATATTTTAGAAGATTTAGCGCGACATTTAAAAGACGCCCAAACTGTGCTGTTCATTCCTTATGCAAGACCCAGCGGCATGTCATATGATGATTATACTGATGTGGCACGTAAAGCTTTTGTTAAAATCAATAAAAAGGTAGAAGGCATTCATACCTATGATAATCCGAAACAAGCCATTGAAAATGCCGAAGCTATTTTTGTAGGTGGGGGCAATACCTTTGTTTTAATCAACCAACTTTATAAAAATGATCTTCTCAATGCCTTAAAGTCAAGTATAAATAGTGGGACGCCTTATTTAGGAACAAGTGCCGGAAGTAATATTTGTGGTCTTACTGTTAAGACTACAAATGATATGCCCGTAGTTTATCCACCAAGTTTTAAGGCTCTTGGCTTAGTCCCATTTAATATAAATCCACACTATTTAGATCCCGATACCAACAGCACGCATATGGGTGAAACACGGGAAACTAGAATTAAAGAATTCCATAATTTTAACACAGAACCGGTTATTGGTTTAAGAGAAGGCAGTTGGCTACAGGTTGAAGGCGAATCAATTGTATTAAAAGGGGTCTTAACAGCGCGTATTTTTGAATGTAACAAAGCGCCTTATGAAGTTGAATCTGGCACCGAATTAAACGAGATGCATTAA